The Corythoichthys intestinalis isolate RoL2023-P3 chromosome 2, ASM3026506v1, whole genome shotgun sequence DNA segment GACAGCGAAAACACATGCTACATACTGTGCTCACACGTTGCACCAAGCCTCAGCTAAGGTAATCCCGCCACCCCCAATGTAAATGTACACCTAAGAGATCTATTCACCAAAATTCTGTACCCAAACAGATACTGTAGAAATCTGCTGACTGAAAAGCTTCCAATGACCCAAGTGGATTTCACAGCAATGCTTCCCCGCTTCCTGTCACTTTATATCATGTCTTTCTTGCGCCCTCTGGACCTTTTCTCTGCTGCCCAAGTCAGCTGGCACTGGAGGGTTTTGTCTGAACAGGTGAGGCAGTCTTGGTCAGGCCAACAATCACGTTCGACTTGTAAGTTTCATACTTGTGGCTTCAAATAAATCTCAGGACTGTCTCTGGGCTGGGCGCTGTATGCGTCAAGGTTGGTTTCTTCCATACACACCTGGAGAAAAGGAGTTTGGAGCTTGGAAGAAACAATTCCTTTCCTGTGTCAAGACACTGGGTAAAGTTACACGTTGTGAGGCAGCGCAACAGCACTGGGAAATCAACCAACCATATGATGAAGAGGAGAAAGAGGAGAGACTAAAAGAGAACTTAACAAGGCAGATGATCAGAGCAAAGATTCAAGAGGAGAAGAGTGAGTATAGTAAAAACGTTTTAGTGTTAAAAATGCAGCACATGCTGTTTCTATCTGCAGGATTAGCACTGACAACGAGGAAAGTGTGGGGCAGCAGGACAAAGTTAGTGGTATCTGGAGTTGGTAATATTGAGAACCAAGCAAACATTGGGACGATTTGCAAGACCTCTGGATCTCCTGACCTGAGTCAGAGCACAAGCAGCAGCCTAACCTTGGAGAAAAACATGGGGCGCAGCTGTAGCAGGTCAGAATTGGATCTAACAACATTCTGGAATCATATTGTATACTTTTCAACATAAAAGaggttttttttacataaatctgATGGGTACTTGTCATTTATATGAATTACTGTACCGTAAAAGGGCTACTTCATGAATTCAAAGCAGCAAGATGCCTTAGTGGACAGTTCAGACTTTGTGAAATCCGGTTCCAGTGTCATTCCTCGATATTGTAATTTATTAATCTAAGATGCTGTTTGAACTATTTTTGAGCAGAGCTAGTGGGCAACTGTTCCATTACGTCTCCAGAGATAGAGCAATACAATCAACTTGCACCTACACCCATCCTGCAACCTGTCTGCTGTTGGTCTCCAATCGAATTCCTGCATACGAGGTGATTCATCAGCTTTAAGAAGAATGGGTCGACCTGTGGAAAGGGAGAGTACATTCTAGCATTCACCATTGCTTTCTGCTTGTGTGCCACATAGCTGGTGCTGAGCGGCGCTAAGGCAGATGTGATTGTGGTTCTCTATGACCATCAAGGGACGCACTCAGCACTATTAGCCCAGGTGGAGGGTGCTATTTCTGGGCGCACATTTCAAAGGCTCGGCCTGTTAGCACCAGGAGGAACAGAGGAAATCCATCTATTTCACAGTGAGAATTCATACTTGTTctttatatttaacaaaaaaaaaaaaaaaaaaacagacaagatCCGGTTTATATCACACACATAACAAGACCTGTCTCATACAGTCTTTTGATCTTGAGTTGTACAATTATAATCTTAATCTTGTGTTCGGTCTTTTTTTCATCCATATGATTTCCTACAGACTGCTGCTTATCAGATAGAACCCTACTTTCCACAGAGCACAGAGATTTCTGGGAAAAACTTTCTTGCCTGGTGGCCCCAGCTGAGCAAGGCGGTGGGATTGACATTTTTTCTCCATGTGCAGCATCGGGTGAGTGTTCTCCATTCTTACTGTGTTTAAAAAGAAGCTCTGTTCCTCACCCACTCATCTTTCTCAGCCTTCGGGGTGGCGCTCCTGCAGAAACTGGCCGCTCTTACAGGTCTAAAGGTTTGGGCACCTATGGGTCTTGccactggaagttttcaaaatagtGAGTCCTTTTACCTCATTCTTACTTATATTCCATGAAATATGTCATTCAATATGAGCATAACCAAAGTTTTTATTACCCATCTGAAGTCCTTAGTGAATGGTCTGATGGTAGTATCAGTCCTATTGGGTTCTCCGAACCAAAACCGGGAGGCCAGGCACTCCGTTACATTAGTGAACCAGTCCTGCATGGCTGGTGCAGACATGCTGAGTGGATGGAGGAAGCTCTGGGAGAGATGAAAAGCTGTCTAGAACACCAGCTTCAGCAAGTTGGCCTTCAAGCCCGAGGCAGAGCTCTGGGTGGGTGTCAAATTTTTTGAAGACATGTATGAATACTCTGCATCTTTTAAACTCTGCTGATTTTACAGGCTATTTTTTGTGGGAGAAAATCTGTCTTGAGGATCTGTGTTTGTCTGAAGACCTAAGCATGGCGCTCACTGAGGGACTAACTGTTCTCAGCAAACAGGAAGAGGTAAATCTGATGCGACAAAAGCCAGGTTGGTTTTGACTAGTCATGATTACTTCACAGGATAAGGAGAGAAGGCTTTACAatattttatcttttaaaattatcaaaatgtgtaaggtgagaagctcggtcatccgggagggactcagggtcaagccgctactcctccgcgttgagaggagccggctgaggtggctcgggcatctggttcggatgcctcctggacacctccctggagaggtgttccgggcatgtcccaccggtgggagcccccggggacgacccaggacacgctggagagactatgtctctcggcaggCCTGGGAACGTCTTGGGATCTTGCCAGAGGAACTGGTTGACTTggttggggagagggaagtatgggcttcctgctaaagctgctctcCCAATGACCTGACTCCAGATTaagtggatggatggaaaatgtGCTCCACTTTCACATTTACCAAAGCTATTCATTCAGAAAAAAAGCATGAGGAACAGGTGGCTCTACCTCTTTCTCAAACTGGGGAAAAATGTTACACGACTTGTCGATGCTAGGATCTGAATGTCATTATGGTGTCGTATAACTGATAACTCGATATCTTCAGACGAGACCACTTGAATTTCTTGCTAACTTCCTGATGAAATGGAGTGATGAAAGGAAGGCCACAAAGGAAAATCAAGTATCCAATGTCTCTCTACTGTCTGGAAGCCCTCAGGTGTGCTTAGCTCTATAAATGTTATCACCCAATGTAGAACATCAACATGTTTTCATCTTTGCTCGCAACTGTTTCCAGACGCAGCTGGACTGGAGAGGGGCCATCGTCAGAGAGCTGCAACACAGCGAGTTTTTGTATATCAGCAGACTGAGCGGTCTTATGAAGGTCTATCCTCTTGACAATTATGGATAAGAGGATCACTTTGACTCTCATTTATGTATTATGACCATAAATTACATCATTATTGGACAGTGTGTGACAAGTTATACTACGCGGTGGCAGTGATGATTTCCTCTGACCTTCTAAAGGCATATCAAGAACCTCTCACAGCAGCCCTCAACTCCAACAGAGAAATTCTCAGCTTTGCTGACATTAATGTAGTTCTGAGCCCTGTTTCACAAATACTGGACCTCAACAGGTAAAAACGATTTATAAACCACACAACTCAGCTTTCTTGATCTGTTTCTGTCTCTGTGCACATTTcccacatgtatgtttgtgacaGGGGGTTCAAGGCAGATTTAGATGCCAGACTGCAGCAGTGGGGTGCGGAGCAGTGTGTTGGCGATGTGTGCTTAAAACTGTGTAGGCACCTCAGAGTATACACAAACTACCTCAACAACTACACAACTGCGCTAAGTACCATCGACAAGGTGACCACTTTGAATGCTTGCACACTCTATTGAGATGTAACAGACTTATAACATTCTAGCTacagtagggtgaccatattttgatttccaaaaaagaggacactcggcccggcctcgaggtactcgaagatcactcaaagatgcctatagcaCCCATTTTTTACTCAATTGGTTACtcagcaggctttattcttcctaaaaaaaaataatcaaacaataaaaaaaaataaaaaaaacgaataatgattaaaaaaaataatgtaatgcagacccatggaaatgtagtccaatcaatacacacacacagtaggccaTGTGCCAAcacggcattttttaaaattactatcacgacaattgtcgttgacaaattgttattcccactcaatttttattctcattcaatgttctagattgtacgcaaacaataaccgaaataaactgacaagctattcaaccagcatgtttccaaacgcaagcagttcaaaactacaatgcccataatgcctagcgcagctgagctcactgattgctaccctattagcgagtacgggagccgaggcaaaatcagactttgctataaaagtttactatCATTGCCAGCGCAAAGATGCGacaacaaacgggattttacagtttaCACCAGTgcaaatctccgacagaagtcaacagtggtattatatacagtgccctccataattattggcacccctgaaaaagatgtgttttttagtttctaatatttttttttaattcaaataatatgggatcttaatggaaaaaaagagaaaaattcaaccttcaatgcaagtgcattcattcagtggggaaaaaatcccacataaagaaaaaatgatttgacatcaaataatgtgtgtcacaattattagtacccctggtgttaatactttgtacaaccctctTTTGCtagcaaaacaaggtctggggactgagatggccatgggaggagcttgattttgtgtcggtgaaccatttctgtgtagatttggccatatgtttagggtcattgtcttgctgaaagacccagtgacgacccatcttcagctttcgggcagagggcaacagatttggatttaaaatgtcctggtatttcaaagcattcatgatgccatgcacccttttcatctgaccaaagcacacagtcccagttgaagcctgggactgtgtgtatttttgtgtgagaccaagattgagcttttaggCAACaaactaagtgggtctggcgtgccacgaaagatgcgcatgctgaaaagcacctcatacccactgtgaagtatggcggtgggtcagtgatgctgtggggctgtttcacttccaaaggccctgagaaccttgttagggtgcatggcatcatgaatgctttgaaataccaggacattttaaatcaaaatctgttgccctctgcccaaaagctgaagatgggtcgtcactgggtctttcagcaagacaatgaccctaaacatatggccaaatctacacagaaatggttcaccagacacaaaatcaagctcctcccatggccatctcagtccccagaccttgttttgttggcaaaaggggattGTACAAAGTATAAACACCAGggatgctaataattgtgacacacattatttgacgtcaaatattattttctttatgtgggatttttccccactgaatgaatgctctTGTatcgaaggttggatttttctctttctttccattaaggtcccatattatttgaatttaaaaaaaaaaaaaatagaagctaaaaaacacatctttttcaggggtgccaataattatggagggcactgtatgtatttatgattaaaaaaaaaaaaaaacctcataaGAAACACAGCTATTTAGCTATACTAGCATTCAACCACTAACTCACGCAGAACAGTTACAAGACTCATACagtatactgcatctctgtgtacacatttgaccctatatacaacagaagacacgtgatcgacattaacagaagataaacttacagaaagatGTATGGAGCCAAGTCTTTTAGAACTccttattgaactccttactccttattgaactccttactgtagtctgatctctcgccaaactgtcagtagatggtggtaattccccatgaaacaaagggtaaactgccaacaaaaaagaagatctactccttctcccgcccctactagtaggagccacgtcaacgcaggcaggtGCTGCCCCCTGGCGGCCGGAAGGATTCTCTTCaagttggtcccgtgaaaaataataaaataccgggcattttcatgaatttattaaaCTCGGCCGGACACTCCGGAGGGCACATAAtaagaggacttgtccgggcaaaagaggacgtttggtcaccttaAGCTACAGTAAATTGAAATTTAGCATGCAGACAGCTATGTATCTTGACTGTCTTGTGTAGCTAAATGGGGAAGCTGGAATGTTAGAAATAGCTCAGTGTGGCGTCATGCAGTTCTGTATGACTAATTGCAACAACAATGAATAAAcagtgtaaaatgaaaaaaaaaactttatggcAGTGATATAATCTTAGCTCTCTTCACTTGTACAAATGATTATACTGGTACTCTGTTATCTCTTGAGTTGTCATCGCAACAATCTTTCATTTCTAATATTGTTTACCTGTCAGTGCAGGGAAACAAAGCCATTATTTCGAGCGTTCCTGAAGAGAACTGACAGAACTCTGGCAACACATATGCTGTGGTAAACTTTGTGCTCTGTGAATGTGATGTTGACACACATTATTCTATGTGTACATGGCTTTGTGTTTATGTGTGCGTCTGCTCTCATAGTTTACAAGAGCTATTGCTGTGTCCAGTGTGGAGAATCCATGAGTACACAACTCTGCTCCAAGCATTGATGCTGCATACACACGCTAGTCACCCTGATTACACACACCTCTCTTCTGCTCTCACCACATTGCAGCAATACACACAGTTCATCAAAAAGGTAGAATAACACATTCCTGAACATGTcctgaaaaataattaaattacttaaATTTCCCTTTTTAGCTGAAGCGCAACTGTGAAAGAGACCGACTTTTGGAGGAAACCCAGCAGATGATCCAAGGCTGTCCGGTAATTCTACACCTTTTGTCTTTTGCCAAATTTTGTACACATAAGCAGTCTATAAGTTTGTGTGTCTGCGTCCAGAGGCTCAGAGAAGGAAACCGTCAGCTGATAACCAGCCAGGATGCTGCCTTGCTAAACTGCTCCAATGATCACGTATCAGAGTCTCTCAGGTGGGGATGAAATAATGAGTTCCAAACAGTTTGCATTGCTTCACAAATTCTGTTAATGCACTTTTAAAATTGGATTGTGAATGCATGTAGGAGAGGGGTGTTGTTGACATTTGAAGCCTGAAGTCCATTTCATAGCTATCCCATGCCGCACACACATGCATACGTACGGCACGTACGTTTTGGTTTGTATCTTAGTTTTTTGTTACTTTAAGTGTTCTTTTTAATCCGTGCTTTTGTCCATGGGTGTTTTGAAAGGCACtttgaaataaaatatattatttgctGTATAAATACATGTGCTGTCAAagttagcgcgttaacgggcggttattaattttttaaattaatcacgttagaatatttgacgcatttagcgcatgtgcggaatgaccctctcatgcattgcctcaaacagattacaatgacgctgtttttttgcacattgagagctaagaagcagagaaaggcgagtgatcacaggcgttcattggaccgcgccgtttattggcataagcttcggtaactccttcacaacaaacataagtatcatttagtgtcatttatttatattgttcatttattcatatctctcaacaaaaataatgttcacaaaaagaaaaacgctTCAATTGTTTAGCTCAacgaatacactggatggcaatatttagtcactatATAATATAcaaacaatatacaaactatcagtggtctcgtACTTtgagaagccagcactcaaatgaccgtgaagtacaatggaaacggggaactacggcgtcagtcgaggtacAAAACAAACTCATTGGcttatttctaagtaatttaaaactcgccattgacaccttgtggtgtatttcaatcactaccttacgaagTAAAAAACacggtggaagaacggcagggaaaccatgtgacgtcaccactcggcgacgtcaacaatggcgagctgctaatttattttttgattgaaaattttacaaattttatttaaacgaaattatcaagaggggttttaatataaaattactataacttgtactaacatttatcttttaagaactacagttCTTTCtagctgtggatccctttaacagaaagaatgttaataattttaatgccatcttgtggatttattgttataataaacaaatacagtacttatgaacagtatgttgaatgtatatatccgtcttgtgtcttatcttttcattccaacaataatttacagaaaaatatggcatattttagagattgtttgaattgcaattaattatgattaattcatttttaagatgtgattaactggattaaaaattttaatcgtttgacagccctaaaaaattcaAAAGAGTGCAGTTCTAGATACAGCTCAGATACTGCGCAGAACCCTCAAAATCCCAGGCCTCTGATAGAGGAACTGAGCTTGGATAAAGCATTAGGTTAGATTAGTATCGTGAACAATAGAAAATTGACCAATCCATGACATGCTTTCCATCCAACAGTGATAAAAAGTCATGATTTGTGACTATTTGCTCTACTCTCTGTTGTTGGAAGAACAAAGTAGATGTTTATGTTGCGTTTTAAATCAATAATGTGTGGATCGTGTTTTATTAGGATCTACGAGCATGTGGCAGATGTC contains these protein-coding regions:
- the LOC130911798 gene encoding epithelial cell-transforming sequence 2 oncogene-like, producing the protein MEKKLNSSAQFSSWTPLNNSPQNMQLFEERTNLVLRWFDLWTDRQRKHMLHTVLTRCTKPQLRYCRNLLTEKLPMTQVDFTAMLPRFLSLYIMSFLRPLDLFSAAQVSWHWRVLSEQDCLWAGRCMRQGWFLPYTPGEKEFGAWKKQFLSCVKTLGKVTRCEAAQQHWEINQPYDEEEKEERLKENLTRQMIRAKIQEEKRLALTTRKVWGSRTKLVVSGVGNIENQANIGTICKTSGSPDLSQSTSSSLTLEKNMGRSCSRASGQLFHYVSRDRAIQSTCTYTHPATCLLLVSNRIPAYELVLSGAKADVIVVLYDHQGTHSALLAQVEGAISGRTFQRLGLLAPGGTEEIHLFHNCCLSDRTLLSTEHRDFWEKLSCLVAPAEQGGGIDIFSPCAASAFGVALLQKLAALTGLKVWAPMGLATGSFQNILSEWSDGSISPIGFSEPKPGGQALRYISEPVLHGWCRHAEWMEEALGEMKSCLEHQLQQVGLQARGRALGYFLWEKICLEDLCLSEDLSMALTEGLTVLSKQEETRPLEFLANFLMKWSDERKATKENQVSNVSLLSGSPQTQLDWRGAIVRELQHSEFLYISRLSGLMKAYQEPLTAALNSNREILSFADINVVLSPVSQILDLNRGFKADLDARLQQWGAEQCVGDVCLKLCRHLRVYTNYLNNYTTALSTIDKCRETKPLFRAFLKRTDRTLATHMLCLQELLLCPVWRIHEYTTLLQALMLHTHASHPDYTHLSSALTTLQQYTQFIKKLKRNCERDRLLEETQQMIQGCPRLREGNRQLITSQDAALLNCSNDHVSESLRIYEHVADVSLFLFTDILVLTLKQKQHAPFTVVHRSTHTFLASVALANLTLRKITYSRYVKYAFILEGPSCPWICGTEREEEMEHFLCVLSSAMKTTLT